One window from the genome of Rufibacter tibetensis encodes:
- a CDS encoding ABC transporter ATP-binding protein, whose translation MNPILHIQDLTKTYQSTDHTLTVLDNINFSVEEGSTISIIGPSGSGKTTLLGLCAGLDRSSSGIVELNGIRLDTLSEDARAQVRNQYVGFIFQNFQLLPTLTALENVMVPLELRGEKNIKPQALELLDKVGLAERAHHYPTQLSGGEQQRVSLARAFSNKPKILFTDEPTGNLDAETSEKVVKLIFDLNREAGTTLVLVTHDAELAAKTQRILRVKGGKLVSDERTGVAV comes from the coding sequence GTGAACCCCATTCTGCATATTCAGGATTTAACCAAAACTTACCAGAGCACTGACCATACGTTAACGGTGCTGGACAACATAAATTTTTCAGTGGAGGAAGGCTCTACTATTTCCATCATTGGACCCTCCGGGAGCGGAAAAACTACTCTTTTGGGGCTTTGTGCCGGACTGGACCGCTCCAGTTCTGGGATAGTAGAATTAAACGGTATCAGGTTGGACACCCTCAGCGAAGATGCCCGGGCGCAGGTAAGAAACCAATACGTGGGCTTTATCTTTCAAAACTTCCAACTGCTGCCTACGCTCACCGCGTTGGAAAACGTGATGGTACCCTTAGAACTGAGAGGAGAAAAAAACATCAAGCCCCAAGCCTTAGAGCTGTTGGACAAGGTGGGCTTAGCCGAGCGGGCACACCATTATCCAACTCAACTATCAGGTGGTGAGCAGCAGCGGGTGTCATTAGCCCGTGCTTTCTCCAACAAACCCAAGATTCTCTTCACCGATGAACCCACTGGTAACCTGGATGCCGAGACCAGTGAAAAGGTGGTGAAACTTATCTTCGACCTAAACCGTGAGGCAGGAACTACCCTGGTGCTAGTAACCCATGATGCCGAACTCGCTGCCAAAACCCAGCGAATACTACGGGTAAAGGGCGGCAAGTTAGTCTCAGATGAAAGAACCGGTGTAGCTGTTTAA
- a CDS encoding ABC transporter permease, whose translation MNKLNFPWLVQMAWRDSRRNRSRLFLFISSIILGIAALVAIFSFGYNLREDIDDQAKEMIGADLVITSNRPVNPSMLPLLDSLGNRRSKERSFASMILFPKNQGTRLVQIRALEGQFPYYGALETSPASAAQTFRNGQQAIVDKTLMLQFDARVGDSIKVGEVTFQIAGILNKAPGQTGISATVAPAVYIPLRYLPQTGLEQKGSRINYLYYYKYDTPVDTKKLVEKLEPRLEKEALNTETIETQRDEMGRSFRDLTSFLALVGFIALLLGSIGVASAIHVYIREKLRSIAILRCLGVSATQAFLIYVIQILGIGLLGSIIGAILGTVVQQVLPQVLQDLLPIEITVGISWLAILQGIGLGLIISLLFSLLPLVSIRNVSPLNTLRISLESTSLFRDPLKWLVYGLILLFIFGFTYLQTEKWKEAGYFTLGVLVGFLVLAGIAWVLMWTVRRFFPESLSYVWRQGLANLFRPNNQTLILIVSIGLGTAFISTLYFVQGILLNQVTLSASENQPNMVLFDIQGGQRVAVANLTRQQGLPVIDEVPIVTMRIEEINGLTAEQVKEDSTSGISPRAFQREIRSTFRSTITDSEKVIDGTWRGKVASQTDTVYISLDDRYAEWIKVEVGDKIVFNVQGALIPTVVGSLREVDWNRIQTNFRVVFPVGVLEAAPQFHVLMTKVPTAEASAKFQQAVVRQFPNVSIIDLELILSVMDELLDKIGFVIRFMAAFSIITGLVVLISSVLISKYQRMQESVLLRTLGANRNQIFAITALEYFFLGALAAGTGIVLSLAGSWALAKYSFETVFTPQLWPVLLLFLMISGLTVLIGLFNSRAVVSQSPLEVLRSEG comes from the coding sequence ATGAATAAACTCAATTTTCCGTGGTTGGTGCAGATGGCTTGGCGAGATAGCCGCCGGAACCGCTCGCGGTTATTCCTTTTCATTTCCTCCATCATTCTGGGTATAGCCGCGTTGGTGGCCATCTTCTCTTTTGGCTATAACCTGAGGGAAGACATTGACGACCAGGCCAAGGAAATGATTGGGGCTGATCTGGTCATCACCAGCAACCGGCCTGTGAACCCCTCCATGCTTCCGCTTCTGGATTCCTTGGGTAATCGTCGGTCCAAAGAGCGAAGCTTTGCCTCTATGATCCTGTTCCCGAAAAACCAGGGAACAAGGCTGGTCCAGATCCGTGCGCTGGAAGGGCAGTTCCCGTACTATGGTGCCTTAGAGACTTCCCCCGCTAGTGCCGCTCAAACCTTCCGGAACGGGCAGCAAGCCATAGTGGACAAAACGCTGATGCTTCAGTTTGATGCCCGGGTGGGAGATTCTATTAAAGTAGGAGAGGTGACTTTCCAGATTGCGGGTATCCTGAACAAGGCCCCTGGGCAGACGGGCATTTCGGCCACGGTGGCCCCAGCCGTATACATTCCATTGCGGTACCTTCCCCAAACCGGATTAGAGCAGAAAGGCAGCCGCATCAACTATCTTTACTACTACAAATATGATACCCCGGTAGACACCAAAAAGCTGGTAGAGAAACTGGAGCCCAGGTTGGAAAAGGAGGCTTTGAACACCGAAACCATAGAAACGCAACGGGATGAAATGGGTCGTTCTTTCAGGGATCTCACCAGTTTTCTGGCGTTGGTAGGCTTCATTGCTTTGTTATTGGGCAGCATTGGCGTGGCCAGCGCCATTCACGTGTACATACGGGAGAAACTACGTTCCATTGCCATTCTCCGGTGTTTGGGGGTAAGTGCCACGCAAGCTTTCCTGATCTATGTCATTCAAATCTTAGGCATAGGGTTACTGGGCTCCATCATAGGAGCTATATTAGGGACGGTGGTGCAGCAGGTGTTGCCTCAGGTGCTCCAAGACCTATTGCCAATAGAAATCACGGTAGGCATCTCCTGGCTGGCCATTCTGCAAGGCATAGGATTAGGCTTGATCATTTCGTTGCTGTTCTCCCTGTTGCCCTTGGTAAGCATCCGGAACGTGTCTCCGCTGAACACCCTGCGTATCTCTTTAGAGAGCACCAGTTTGTTCAGAGATCCTTTAAAATGGCTGGTGTACGGGCTTATTCTGCTGTTCATCTTCGGGTTTACCTATTTACAAACGGAGAAATGGAAAGAGGCTGGCTATTTTACCTTAGGCGTTTTGGTAGGTTTCCTGGTGTTGGCAGGTATTGCCTGGGTACTCATGTGGACCGTTCGCCGGTTTTTTCCAGAGTCGCTGAGCTATGTCTGGCGGCAGGGATTAGCCAATTTGTTCCGGCCCAACAACCAAACCTTGATTTTGATTGTCTCCATCGGTTTGGGTACGGCTTTCATCAGTACGCTTTACTTTGTGCAGGGCATTTTGCTCAACCAGGTGACCCTTTCGGCTAGTGAGAACCAGCCCAACATGGTGTTGTTTGACATACAGGGAGGGCAGCGGGTAGCTGTGGCGAACCTTACCCGACAGCAAGGGTTGCCGGTCATAGATGAGGTGCCCATTGTGACCATGCGCATTGAGGAAATCAATGGCTTAACCGCCGAACAGGTGAAAGAAGACAGCACCTCCGGTATTTCCCCACGGGCTTTTCAGCGCGAGATTCGGTCTACCTTCAGAAGCACCATTACCGACTCTGAAAAAGTCATTGACGGTACCTGGCGTGGAAAAGTAGCTTCTCAAACAGATACTGTTTATATCTCACTTGATGATCGTTATGCCGAGTGGATTAAAGTGGAAGTTGGAGACAAGATAGTGTTCAACGTACAAGGAGCTTTGATTCCAACAGTGGTGGGCAGCTTGCGCGAGGTAGACTGGAACCGTATTCAAACAAATTTTAGAGTGGTGTTCCCGGTAGGCGTGTTGGAAGCTGCTCCCCAGTTTCATGTGCTTATGACGAAGGTGCCCACAGCAGAGGCCTCGGCTAAATTCCAGCAGGCGGTGGTGCGGCAGTTCCCTAATGTCTCAATCATTGACCTGGAGCTAATTCTAAGTGTTATGGACGAACTGCTGGACAAGATTGGCTTTGTGATTCGGTTCATGGCAGCCTTTAGTATCATTACCGGGCTAGTGGTACTCATCTCTTCGGTGCTCATCAGCAAGTACCAGCGCATGCAGGAAAGCGTTTTGCTTCGCACCCTGGGAGCTAACCGAAATCAGATCTTCGCGATAACTGCGCTGGAGTATTTCTTCTTGGGTGCTTTGGCAGCCGGTACAGGAATCGTGTTGTCTTTGGCAGGAAGCTGGGCATTGGCAAAGTATAGTTTTGAAACAGTCTTCACACCACAGTTATGGCCTGTCTTATTGCTGTTCCTGATGATTTCAGGCTTAACAGTTCTCATAGGCCTTTTTAATAGCCGGGCAGTGGTAAGCCAGTCGCCACTAGAGGTGCTTCGTTCAGAGGGGTAG
- a CDS encoding dipeptidyl peptidase 3, translated as MKKTPIAVSTLLLASLLVGSCTKKTTSSTSGTANSTMMPGEAAAVKNQENINVTQVSPPQVITEDPKFKFVTEQFADLRILRYQVPGFEKLTAKQKELLYYLYEAALSGRDIIYDQNYKHNLRIRRTLDAIVQNKRDPSTSPDWEKFMEYTKRVWFANGIHHHYSANKMLPEFSQEFLAASIKKVPANKLPLVKGESVETFIKWITPILFDPKLDAKQVNKAAGEDLIKTSAVNFYEGVTQKEVEAFYAKKDVKNDPRPVSNGLNSKVVKENGQVVEKVWKADGMYGPAIQRIIFWLEKAVTVAENDKQRLALQKLVDFYRTGDLKTFDEYNIAWVQDVDSQIDVVNGFIEVYDDPLGLKGSYESVVSFRDEEATKRIKAIGDQAQWFEDNSPLLLQHKKKNVVGITAKVITTVVEGGDAAPATPIGINLPNANWIRKEHGSKSVNLGNIVHAYNESANTGGSALSEFAFNQEEIDRAKKYGSLASDLHTDMHEVIGHASGQINPGVDTPKQTLKNYASTMEEGRADLVALYYVMDPKLVQIGVMPSLEAGKAEYDAYIRNGLMTQLARLAPGEKIEEDHMRNRQMVAAWAYEKGKKDNVIERITREGKTYFKVNDYAKLRELFGQLLRETQRITSEGDFKAAEKLVETYGVKVDQALHKEVLQRYSKLNIAPYNGFIQPKLTPVVKDGKIVDVLLVYPDNFTQQMLEYGEVYNTLPHYN; from the coding sequence ATGAAGAAAACACCCATTGCCGTATCAACGCTTTTGCTGGCCTCGTTGCTAGTGGGCAGCTGTACGAAAAAAACCACGTCATCAACTTCTGGCACTGCAAATAGCACCATGATGCCCGGCGAAGCGGCCGCAGTAAAAAATCAGGAGAACATAAACGTAACCCAGGTTTCGCCACCGCAGGTAATCACCGAAGATCCAAAGTTCAAGTTTGTCACTGAGCAGTTCGCAGACCTGCGCATCTTAAGGTACCAGGTACCCGGTTTTGAAAAACTAACGGCTAAACAGAAGGAGTTGCTGTACTACCTGTATGAGGCAGCCTTGTCGGGACGGGACATCATCTATGACCAGAACTACAAGCATAACCTGCGTATCCGTCGCACCTTAGACGCTATTGTGCAGAACAAGCGCGACCCGTCTACCTCACCAGACTGGGAGAAGTTCATGGAGTACACCAAACGGGTATGGTTCGCGAATGGTATTCACCACCACTACTCGGCAAACAAGATGCTTCCGGAGTTTAGCCAGGAATTTTTGGCAGCCTCCATCAAGAAAGTGCCAGCAAATAAACTTCCGCTGGTAAAAGGCGAAAGTGTAGAGACTTTCATCAAATGGATTACGCCCATCTTGTTTGATCCTAAACTAGACGCCAAACAGGTGAACAAGGCAGCCGGTGAAGACTTAATTAAAACCTCAGCGGTGAACTTCTATGAAGGAGTAACCCAGAAAGAGGTGGAGGCCTTTTACGCCAAGAAGGACGTGAAGAATGATCCTCGTCCCGTCTCCAACGGGTTGAACTCCAAAGTGGTAAAGGAAAACGGACAGGTGGTGGAGAAAGTCTGGAAAGCAGACGGCATGTACGGTCCCGCCATTCAGCGCATCATTTTCTGGCTGGAGAAAGCAGTAACCGTGGCCGAGAACGACAAGCAACGCCTTGCCCTGCAGAAGCTGGTGGACTTTTACCGAACCGGTGACCTGAAAACGTTTGATGAGTACAACATTGCCTGGGTGCAGGATGTAGACTCACAGATTGACGTGGTGAACGGCTTTATAGAGGTCTATGATGACCCCTTGGGGCTAAAGGGTTCTTATGAATCGGTAGTGTCTTTCCGGGATGAGGAAGCCACCAAACGGATAAAAGCCATTGGGGACCAGGCACAGTGGTTTGAGGACAATTCGCCGTTGCTGCTGCAGCACAAGAAAAAGAACGTGGTGGGCATCACGGCCAAAGTGATCACCACGGTAGTGGAAGGTGGCGATGCAGCCCCGGCTACACCCATCGGGATTAACTTGCCCAATGCCAACTGGATCCGGAAAGAGCACGGCTCTAAGTCGGTGAACCTGGGCAACATTGTGCACGCCTACAATGAGTCAGCCAATACGGGCGGAAGTGCTTTGTCTGAGTTTGCCTTCAACCAGGAAGAGATAGACCGGGCAAAGAAATACGGCTCCCTGGCCAGCGACCTCCACACAGACATGCACGAGGTGATCGGGCACGCCTCGGGGCAGATCAACCCGGGAGTGGACACGCCCAAGCAAACCCTGAAGAACTACGCCAGCACCATGGAAGAAGGCCGGGCCGATCTTGTGGCGTTGTACTATGTCATGGACCCTAAGTTGGTGCAAATAGGCGTAATGCCTTCTCTGGAAGCTGGGAAAGCTGAATATGATGCTTACATCCGGAACGGCCTAATGACCCAGTTGGCTCGTCTGGCTCCCGGCGAAAAAATTGAGGAAGACCACATGCGCAACCGGCAGATGGTGGCTGCCTGGGCTTATGAGAAAGGGAAAAAAGACAATGTCATAGAGCGGATAACCCGAGAGGGCAAAACCTACTTTAAGGTGAATGACTATGCCAAGCTTCGGGAGCTCTTTGGGCAACTGTTACGCGAAACTCAACGCATCACCTCAGAAGGTGATTTTAAAGCCGCTGAGAAGCTGGTAGAGACGTACGGCGTGAAAGTAGATCAAGCCTTGCATAAAGAAGTACTGCAGCGGTACAGCAAGCTTAACATAGCACCTTACAACGGGTTCATTCAGCCAAAGCTAACACCGGTGGTGAAAGACGGGAAGATTGTAGATGTGTTGTTGGTGTACCCAGACAACTTTACGCAGCAGATGCTGGAGTACGGCGAAGTGTACAACACGCTTCCGCATTATAACTAA
- a CDS encoding DinB family protein, translating to MEKEEKLEVWLRGPLPGVPPLLQPVAHALLQAREEVEHYLITFPEDLLWEKPAGLASVGFHLQHLTGVLDRLFTYARGEQLSPEALSYLKSEGAPPAGGTTVHTLVKSFAFQVDKALEQIKFTDEQTLLETRGVGRSQIPSTVLGLLFHAAEHTQRHVGQLLVTSKVLLAGKVHQNVTNPIH from the coding sequence ATGGAAAAAGAAGAGAAACTGGAAGTCTGGCTAAGAGGTCCCCTCCCTGGCGTTCCGCCGCTGCTGCAACCTGTTGCCCATGCTTTGTTGCAGGCCCGCGAAGAAGTGGAACACTACCTAATAACATTTCCTGAAGACCTCCTTTGGGAAAAGCCGGCAGGGTTAGCATCGGTGGGATTTCACCTTCAGCACCTCACAGGTGTTTTGGACCGTTTGTTTACTTATGCCCGAGGGGAGCAATTGTCTCCGGAGGCTCTCTCCTATCTTAAGAGTGAAGGCGCTCCTCCAGCCGGTGGCACAACGGTACATACGTTAGTTAAATCATTTGCATTTCAGGTGGACAAAGCCTTGGAGCAAATAAAATTTACAGATGAACAAACCCTTTTAGAGACCAGAGGCGTGGGCCGGTCCCAAATACCTTCTACTGTACTAGGTCTTCTCTTCCATGCTGCTGAACACACGCAACGGCACGTAGGTCAGCTATTGGTTACCTCCAAAGTTCTGCTGGCCGGGAAGGTTCATCAGAACGTGACCAATCCTATTCATTGA
- a CDS encoding OmpA family protein, with the protein MKKTLLKASVLSAMLLSMVAPSETKAQSADRPWGLSIYANAIQARTNIRNDIWDMSNSTWGGGLGINRFLSPSFDVALQLNYFNMKQESGTVTYNRTGFGPGRFDNEVGTANLGLKLKLNNGKILSETAFLQPYLIGGLGAHYASVEAYLPVARPGGTNEFKYDEGQLRMNYFGGAGIGFKITEGISLFAQTTLNYPTTNMLDGISPQDSDELNDRYLQHQFGLTFGLGKATDTDGDGVSDRRDKCPDTPAGVQVDKTGCPLDGDGDGVPDYQDKCPTEAGTAALEGCPDKDGDGVRDSEDECPDQAGPVATRGCPDADGDGVADKNDTCPNTPAGTRVDASGCPVVVDRDSDGVNDDVDRCPDVAGSAANMGCPGLDVEDSTYMARVPKIEFEFNRAVLKRTSYPTLDRMSTMLSKYPHYNLRISGHADHIGSNEYNQELSVRRADAAKSYLTNTKGVASDRIITEGFGEERPVAPNTTNAGRARNRRAEFRLFIQ; encoded by the coding sequence ATGAAAAAAACCTTACTTAAGGCTTCTGTACTCAGCGCGATGCTGCTGTCTATGGTGGCTCCATCAGAAACAAAGGCCCAATCGGCAGACAGGCCTTGGGGACTCTCCATCTACGCCAACGCAATACAAGCTCGCACAAACATTCGGAACGATATCTGGGACATGAGTAATTCTACCTGGGGGGGTGGATTAGGCATCAACAGATTCTTGTCTCCGTCTTTTGATGTGGCGTTGCAGTTGAACTACTTCAACATGAAGCAGGAATCAGGCACAGTTACTTACAACAGAACTGGTTTTGGTCCGGGCAGATTTGACAACGAAGTAGGAACTGCCAACCTGGGCTTGAAGTTGAAACTGAACAACGGCAAGATCCTGAGCGAAACTGCTTTTCTACAGCCATACCTGATTGGTGGTCTTGGAGCGCATTACGCCAGCGTGGAAGCATATCTTCCAGTAGCCAGACCAGGTGGAACCAACGAGTTCAAATATGACGAAGGTCAACTTCGCATGAACTACTTTGGTGGTGCCGGTATCGGGTTCAAAATCACCGAAGGAATCAGCCTGTTCGCGCAGACTACCTTAAACTACCCTACTACCAACATGTTGGACGGTATCTCTCCTCAGGATTCTGATGAGTTAAACGACCGCTACCTGCAGCACCAGTTTGGTTTGACCTTTGGTTTAGGAAAAGCAACTGATACTGATGGTGATGGTGTTTCTGACCGTCGTGACAAATGCCCAGACACTCCAGCTGGCGTACAAGTAGACAAAACTGGTTGCCCACTTGACGGTGATGGTGACGGTGTTCCAGATTACCAAGACAAATGCCCTACTGAAGCCGGTACTGCCGCTTTAGAAGGTTGCCCAGATAAAGACGGTGACGGTGTTCGTGACTCAGAAGATGAGTGCCCAGACCAAGCTGGTCCGGTTGCAACCAGAGGTTGTCCAGATGCAGACGGTGACGGTGTTGCTGACAAAAACGACACTTGCCCTAACACACCAGCCGGTACTCGTGTAGATGCCAGCGGATGTCCAGTAGTTGTTGACCGTGATTCTGACGGTGTAAACGATGATGTTGACCGTTGCCCAGATGTTGCCGGTTCTGCCGCTAACATGGGTTGCCCTGGCTTAGATGTGGAAGACAGCACGTATATGGCCCGCGTTCCTAAAATTGAGTTTGAGTTCAACAGAGCTGTTCTGAAGAGAACTTCTTACCCTACTCTAGACAGAATGTCTACTATGTTGTCTAAATATCCGCACTACAACTTGCGTATCTCTGGACACGCTGACCACATTGGTTCTAACGAGTACAACCAGGAGCTTTCAGTTCGTAGAGCTGACGCTGCCAAGTCATACTTGACCAACACCAAAGGAGTAGCTTCTGACCGTATCATCACCGAAGGTTTCGGGGAAGAAAGACCAGTAGCACCAAATACCACGAACGCAGGACGAGCCAGAAACCGTCGTGCTGAGTTCCGCCTCTTCATCCAGTAA
- the ychF gene encoding redox-regulated ATPase YchF, translating to MGLRCGIVGLPNVGKSTLFNALSNAKAESANYPFCTIEPNVGVITVPDERLKTLEELVKPERVLPTVMEFVDIAGLVKGASKGEGLGNKFLANIREVDAIIHVIRCFDDPNIVHVAGGVDPVFDKDVIDTELQLKDLESIDKKIAKVERTAKSGDAKAKKEFASLQRFKEHLESGKNARSLDYSEEDLESVEDLQLLTIKPVIYVANVDEESILTGNKFLDALKDHVKDEKAQVVVISAAIEEQIADFTEPEEKEMFLGEYGLKESGLNQLIRASYALLDLVTYFTAGPKEVRAWTIRKGWKAPQAAGVIHTDFEKGFIRAEVIKLKDYVEYKTEAKIKEAGKMALEGKDYVVQDGDIMHFRFNV from the coding sequence ATGGGACTTCGTTGTGGAATAGTGGGTTTGCCAAACGTAGGTAAATCTACGCTGTTCAATGCCTTGTCAAATGCCAAAGCCGAATCGGCTAACTACCCTTTCTGTACTATTGAACCCAACGTGGGTGTCATCACCGTGCCAGATGAACGCTTGAAGACGCTGGAAGAGTTGGTGAAACCAGAGCGTGTGCTCCCTACCGTCATGGAGTTTGTAGACATTGCCGGTTTGGTGAAAGGCGCCAGTAAAGGCGAAGGCTTAGGCAACAAGTTCCTGGCCAACATTAGGGAGGTAGATGCCATCATCCACGTGATCCGATGCTTTGACGACCCTAACATTGTACACGTGGCGGGCGGTGTTGACCCCGTGTTTGACAAAGACGTAATTGACACTGAGCTTCAGCTGAAAGACCTGGAGTCCATTGACAAGAAGATTGCCAAGGTGGAGCGTACCGCCAAGTCTGGTGATGCCAAGGCTAAAAAAGAGTTTGCCTCATTGCAACGCTTCAAAGAACACCTGGAAAGCGGCAAGAACGCCCGCTCCCTTGACTATTCTGAAGAAGACCTGGAGTCTGTAGAAGACTTGCAGTTGCTGACCATTAAGCCAGTGATCTATGTGGCCAACGTTGATGAAGAATCTATCCTGACTGGCAACAAGTTCTTAGATGCGCTGAAAGATCACGTGAAAGACGAGAAGGCCCAGGTAGTAGTGATTTCTGCCGCCATAGAAGAGCAAATCGCTGATTTCACAGAGCCAGAAGAAAAGGAAATGTTTCTGGGCGAGTACGGCTTAAAAGAGTCTGGCTTGAACCAGTTGATCAGAGCTTCCTATGCTTTACTTGACCTGGTTACTTATTTCACCGCCGGACCAAAAGAAGTTCGTGCCTGGACCATCCGGAAAGGTTGGAAAGCACCACAGGCCGCCGGTGTCATTCATACTGACTTTGAAAAAGGCTTCATCAGAGCTGAAGTAATCAAGCTCAAAGATTACGTGGAGTACAAAACTGAAGCTAAAATCAAGGAAGCCGGTAAAATGGCATTGGAAGGAAAAGATTACGTTGTGCAAGACGGTGATATCATGCACTTTAGATTCAATGTGTAA